One Glycine soja cultivar W05 chromosome 7, ASM419377v2, whole genome shotgun sequence genomic window, CTTGTAAGGATTGCTCAGCAAGTCAATGTAAAGACAGTGAAAGTAAGGTCTGACATCAAGCACGGACACTCTTCTGCTTTTACAGTGTTTTGATAATTGCATATACTGACACTTCAGTTTCTGGCCTGTTGTTTTTCAGGAATATTTGACTGGTAAGAGCAAAGTTGATAGAATATTGCATTTTCATTATTTGATCTGCATGCTCCTTCCAGTACTAAAGCAAATAAGTAAAGATCAGAACATTGAGCTAGAAGCAGAAGCAAAAGTTAAAGGTAGTAATTTTTGTTCTTCTAACATTAATGTTTTCTGAAGCAgctttttgtttattataacACATAAATCTTAGACACCTTTGTGGGTGACAGGGAAAAATATTTCTGATATTCAAATCAAGCAGGTTGGATTTGGCTACAATGAGAAAAACTATTGGTAAGTTCTCTTCTATTGGTGCTGTTGAGAAAAGTAACATGATTTTCTAGCGCTGCTTGTTAACTAATGTAACCCACCCTGTCCCAGCAATCACTGCAAAACACCCATTTTGGATCTCCATAGAAGCTGTCCTAGTTGCTCATATAGCCTATGCTCAAGTTGTTGTCAGGAATTAAGTCAAGGAAAAGCTTCTGGAGAAATTAACTCATCTGTGTTCAAGCGACCTGGTAAAATGAAACCTTGTGGTGCTAATGAGAGCCATAACTTGGATGAGAAAGCCACATCTAGTGGCAATTTAACTGATACTTCAATGTTGCCCGAGTGGAAAAATGGTAATGGCATTGATACTCTATCATGCCCTCCTACAGAGCTTGGTGGTTGTGGTAAAAGCCACCTTGAGTTGAGATCTGTTTTCCCCTCGAGTTGGATCAAAGAGATGGAAGTAAAGGCAGAAGAAATTGTTTGCAGCTATGACTTTCCTGAAACTTCAGATAAAAGTTCGAGCTGCTCGTTGTGTTTTGACACTGATCACAGTACTAACAGATACAAGCAGTTGCAAGAAGCAGCTCTAAGAGAAGATTCCAATGATAATTACTTGTTTTGTCCCACAGTGATGGACATCAGTGGTGATAACTTTGAGCACTTTCAGAAACACTGTGGAAAAGGCCATCCTATAGTTGTCCAAGATGCACTCCGAAGTACATCAAACCTCAGTTGGGATCCACTGACCATGTTCTGTACTTATCTTGAGCAGAGCATTACAAgatatgagaaaaataaagacttgcttgaatcttgtttGGATTGGTGGGAGGTCAGTATACCAACTAATTGTTTATTGTATatgtcacatttttttaaaattaatctgtTAAATTGACACCATTATTTGATCAAAAAGGATTAAAACTatcttataataatatttatttattcaattcaaAGCATTTTTAATTATGGACTGAAATTTCGCATATAGTTGTTGTATATGCTTAAACCTGTAAACCTTGTTCTTAGTCATGATGTTACTGCCACTAAACTGAATTGCCattgttgaaagtgtattgTTGTTGGCAGGTGGAAATTAACATTAGGCAGTACTTTACTGGGTCTGTCAAACGTCGTCCTCAGAGAAACACTTGGGATGAGATGCTGAAACTAAAAGGGTGGCTTTCTTCCCAAATATTCAAAGAGCAGTTTCCAGCTCATTTTGCTGAGGTAATTGATGCTCTACCAGTTAAAGAATACATGCATCCCCTGTCCGGTCTTCTGAATTTAGCTGCAAATTTGCCACATGGGAGTGCAAAACATGACATTGGGCCATATGTCTACATTTCTTATGGCTCTGCTGACAAAGAAACTGATTCAGTGACAAAGCTCTGCTATGACTCATATGATGTGGTATGTGTCCTTCCTTATTATGTTACACTTCATTTCTTCTTAAATATATCTGGCGGGATACTGTCCTGCACTTTAACTTGTATTAATTTCTGAATGTTAAGACGATTtctaatattatcaattttggTGAAAAAATGTATTTGTGCTCCTGTTATGACAACTTAAAGTGGATCTCATCTTTTGAAGCATCCTCATGACATGTTTGCTTTTCTTGGAAGATTGTTTTTCCCTGTTAAGTTCTATATTATTTGCAATGAAAGTCCTGTCCCTTGTATATATGCTTGTTCCAGGTCTGGAAGTGAAAATATGAAATGTTTTCTCAATGAAAGTTGTAGTACATCTTCTGTTCATACAGTTGTCCAAATCCTACAATTTCTTTTTGGGCCATAGTAGCCTTGATGTTCATTTCTATACTGAATACCAGTACTCAACCATGTCGAAAAGTAGGTACCAGAACCAACTCTTGGTCAAATCCTTACTCTAACTCCGTAACTCAATCACCTTATTAAGAATTGTTCTATCTTTAGTATTTAAAATTGGTCTCTGTTAGTGACCTGTGCGTAGGAATTATAAGTTGTAACTGATTCTTTCTCACGTTCTTTCAAATACCAGTTTCTTGCACTTGTTTGCAAAAGGAATATTGTGTAGATTATCCATGGTGTTTTCTGTGTTTGATTTATGATTCCAGGTTAATATTATGACACATACCACAGATGCCCCCCTCTCTATAGAACAACTTACCAAAATAAGAAAACTGCTGAAAAAGCACAAAACTCTGTGTCAAATGGAGACTATTGCTACTGAGGGGCCACAGGAACAGAAATTGAATGGAATACCATTATTGCATGGTCCAGAAACAGAGCGAAAAGGCTCACGGAGTATGGTTGAAGGAATGAACTTTTTCCGGAGAGTCAATAGAACATCTTGCATCTCAACTGAAGCTAAAAAAGTTTCTAGTCAGAGCATGGACAGCAATGGGGAATGTGATTTCATTTCTGATTCTGATTCTGGATCTGCTTTACTTCTCCTTGGGACTGTTCAAACTGCTGAATTGTCAGAACACGATAATCCTAGAAATCCCTTTAAAAGctcaaaaagacataaaaataagTTTACTGAGCATTTGGGTGCCCAGTGGGATGTCTTTCGCAGACAAGATGTTCCAAAGCTCATCGAATACCTTGAAAGACACTATGATGAATTTTCTTATACCCATGACTATCACAAGAAGGTAAGTTAACTGAGTTCATAATAAGACATTCCTTAGAAGGATTTTGATACAGTTGATGgttattcattttttcttgtctGCAGATGGTTCATCCAATTCTAGATCAGAGCATTTTTCTAGACAGTACTCACAAAATGAGACTAAAGGAGGAATTTAGTAAGTAAATATGCTTCTATTTGTTTGATCATTCGTTACATTCCTTGATAACTTCATTGACATATTCCTGTCACTATTACAGAGATTGAACCATGGACTTTTCAGCAACATGTTGGACAAGCTGTCGTCATTCCTGCTGGATGTCCATACCAGATCAGGAATTCTAAGGTGTGCATTAGCATAAAAAATTCTCTCTTGCTGGCTTGAAAAGCAGAAACcttattgaattttgtttgttaTTGAACTGGATATCCATTCTTTTggacttatattttaaatattttaatattttgaaaattcctACTAA contains:
- the LOC114419476 gene encoding lysine-specific demethylase JMJ25-like, producing MSKTPKEKDAEEPLPDHLRCGRTDGRQWRCRRRVKENLKLCEIHYLQGRHRQYKEKVPESLKLQRKRKSNNDEEEEPEPDNNNNNNVLDDNVESRARRTSRIVKKKRMLSGDSDDGSPARKKALKQGDMQLELLRMVLKREAEKKKSKNKRNNNNKKKNNKKKENKKKKEEKEELCYTKEELRRELPNGVMEISPASPTRDYNNVGSHCDVKVGVDSKTVAPRYFRSKNVDRVPAGKLQIVPYGSKGKRKKCHWCQRSESGNLIQCLSCQREFFCMDCVKERYFDTQNEIKKACPVCCGTCTCKDCSASQCKDSESKEYLTGKSKVDRILHFHYLICMLLPVLKQISKDQNIELEAEAKVKGKNISDIQIKQVGFGYNEKNYCNHCKTPILDLHRSCPSCSYSLCSSCCQELSQGKASGEINSSVFKRPGKMKPCGANESHNLDEKATSSGNLTDTSMLPEWKNGNGIDTLSCPPTELGGCGKSHLELRSVFPSSWIKEMEVKAEEIVCSYDFPETSDKSSSCSLCFDTDHSTNRYKQLQEAALREDSNDNYLFCPTVMDISGDNFEHFQKHCGKGHPIVVQDALRSTSNLSWDPLTMFCTYLEQSITRYEKNKDLLESCLDWWEVEINIRQYFTGSVKRRPQRNTWDEMLKLKGWLSSQIFKEQFPAHFAEVIDALPVKEYMHPLSGLLNLAANLPHGSAKHDIGPYVYISYGSADKETDSVTKLCYDSYDVVNIMTHTTDAPLSIEQLTKIRKLLKKHKTLCQMETIATEGPQEQKLNGIPLLHGPETERKGSRSMVEGMNFFRRVNRTSCISTEAKKVSSQSMDSNGECDFISDSDSGSALLLLGTVQTAELSEHDNPRNPFKSSKRHKNKFTEHLGAQWDVFRRQDVPKLIEYLERHYDEFSYTHDYHKKMVHPILDQSIFLDSTHKMRLKEEFKIEPWTFQQHVGQAVVIPAGCPYQIRNSKSSVHAVLEFVSPENVTEGIQLFDEVRLLPEDHKAKADMLEVKKMALHSMNTAIKEVRQLTSKT